From Manduca sexta isolate Smith_Timp_Sample1 chromosome 21, JHU_Msex_v1.0, whole genome shotgun sequence, the proteins below share one genomic window:
- the LOC115451568 gene encoding DNA replication licensing factor Mcm3 isoform X1, which produces MEDGDFDQRLRDLQREYLEFLDDGEDQGIYMEKVKQMIDDKSKRLVVNVNDLRRKSPERAKNLLENAFEEQIAFQKALKEYVSSIDPTYAKVQEEFFVAFSGSFGNKHVTPRSLTSRYLGNLICVEGIVTRVSLVRPKVVRSVHYCPTTKKVMERKYTDLTSFEAFPTTAVYPTKDDDGNPLETEYGLSRYKDHQTLTVQEMPERAPAGQLPRSVDIICDDDLVDMCKPGDRVQVVGNYRCLPNKQGSFTAGTFRTILIANNISPINKDLNMSITLEDVKQCKRLARRTTVDIFELLSKSLAPSIHGHDYIKKAILCLLLGGMEKVLPNGTRLRGDINVLLIGDPSVAKSQLLRYVTQTAPRAITTTGRGSSGVGLTAAVTTDPETGDRRLEAGAMVLADRGVVCIDEFDKMSDIDRTAIHEVMEQGRVTIAKAGVHATLNARCAVLAAANPVYGRYDQYKTPMENIGLQDSLLSRFDLLFVMLDIADADHDNMISEHVLRMHRYRNPKEQDGEVLPMGSTVEMLSTENPDVDETEESSESIYEKYDPLLHGNTRSKKEQILSTKFMRKYIHIARLMKPKLTQEASDLIADEYARLRNQDMMDNDVARTQPVTARTLETLIRLSTAHAKCRLSANITHDDALAAIQLVQFAYFKKVLIKEKRRKRRASSDGEGVSDGEPAQPRPKRSRTTQGGEGQDPYEFSSDEEAEPVLRAAHEREPEPTQRTTRSSQKTIEPNRLTQFKSALHELFKSERANSLPLDRVTNFLNEKYSHEPFEAGEIQAALDTMTKDNQVMMADDIVFLI; this is translated from the exons ATGGAGGACGGTGACTTTGATCAACGTTTAAGAGATTTGCAAAGGGAATACCTTGAATTTTTAGATGATGGg GAAGATCAAGGTATATACATGGAGAAAGTAAAGCAAATGATAGACGACAAATCAAAGCGACTAGTTGTAAATGTAAATGACCTGAGAAGGAAAAGTCCAGAAAGGGCCAAGAACTTGCTAGAGAATGCTTTTGAAGAGCAGATAGCTTTTCAGAAAGCCCTGAAGGAGTATGTGTCATCTATAGACCCGACTTATGCTAAAGTTCAGGAAGAATTTTTTGTGGCTTTTTCCGGTAGCTTTGGTAACAAACATGTTACTCCAAGAAGTTTGACGTCAAG GTACCTAGGTAACCTAATATGTGTAGAGGGTATTGTGACAAGGGTATCGTTGGTACGGCCCAAAGTGGTGCGTAGTGTCCACTATTGTCCTACTACTAAGAAAGTCATGGAAAGGAAGTACACAGACTTGACTTCGTTTGAAGCATTCCCTACCACAGCTGTATATCCTACTAAG GATGACGATGGCAATCCATTAGAGACTGAATATGGTCTCTCCCGATACAAAGATCATCAAACCCTCACAGTCCAAGAGATGCCGGAGCGTGCCCCTGCAGGCCAGCTACCGCGCAGCGTCGACATTATCTGCGATGACGATCTAGTGGATATGTGCAAGCCTGGTGACAGGGTGCAGGTAGTGGGAAACTATAGGTGTCTACCGAACAAGCAGGGTAGCTTTACTGCTGGTACTTTCAG aaccattttaatagcaaataatatcagcccgatTAATAAAGATTTGAATATGTCGATAACTCTGGAAGATGTGAAGCAATGCAAGAGGCTGGCCAGGAGGACCACTGTGGACATATTTGAGTTGCTGAGCAAgtcactagcgccatctatacatGGCCATGATTATATTAAGAAGGCCATACTTTGTTTACTTCTTGGTGGGATGGAAAAAGTACTGCCTAATGGCACTAGATTAAGAGG TGACATCAACGTGCTTTTGATCGGAGACCCATCAGTGGCGAAGTCGCAGCTGCTCCGTTATGTGACGCAGACAGCGCCGCGTGCCATCACCACTACAGGACGAGGGTCTTCGGGAGTCGGTCTTACTGCTGCTGTTACTACTGACCCTGAGACTGGGGATCGCAG ATTGGAGGCAGGCGCCATGGTGCTCGCGGACCGCGGCGTCGTGTGCATCGACGAGTTCGACAAGATGTCGGACATCGACCGCACGGCCATCCACGAGGTGATGGAGCAGGGCCGCGTGACCATCGCGAAGGCGGGCGTGCACGCCACGCTCAACGCGCGCTGCGCCGTGCTCGCCGCCGCCAACCCCGTCTACGGCAGG tatgaTCAATACAAAACGCCGATGGAGAACATAGGGCTGCAGGACTCGCTGCTCTCCCGTTTCGACTTGCTGTTTGTGATGCTGGACATCGCAGACGCGGACCACGACAACATGATATCGGAACATGTTCTCAGGATGCATAGATACAG GAACCCGAAAGAGCAGGATGGCGAAGTGTTGCCGATGGGCTCAACGGTGGAGATGCTCTCTACAGAAAATCCAGACGTGGATGAAACAGAG GAATCCAGCGAATCAATATACGAGAAGTACGATCCGTTACTGCACGGCAACACGCGCAGCAAGAAGGAGCAGATCCTGAGCACCAAGTTCATGCGCAAGTACATCCACATCGCGCGGCTGATGAAGCCCAAGCTCACTCAGGAAGCATCCGACCTCATTGCCGACGAGTACGCCCGGCTACGCAACCAGGATATGATGGACAATGATGTGGCGAGG ACGCAGCCGGTGACAGCGCGTACCCTGGAGACGCTGATCCGGCTGAGCACGGCGCACGCCAAGTGCCGCCTCAGCGCCAACATCACGCACGACGACGCGCTCGCCGCCATACAGCTTGTGCAGTTCGCTTACTTCAAGAAG GTGCTAATAAAAGAGAAACGTCGCAAGCGTCGAGCGTCATCCGATGGGGAAGGAGTCTCCGATGGAGAACCCGCACAGCCGCGGCCTAAGCGCTCCAGGACCACT CAGGGTGGTGAAGGCCAGGATCCTTACGAGTTCTCCTCTGATGAGGAGGCGGAACCTGTGCTACGCGCCGCCCACGAGCGCGAGCCCGAGCCCACTCAGAGAACCACGCGCTCTTCACAGAAAACTATTGAACCTAACAG GTTAACACAATTCAAGTCAGCATTGCACGAGTTATTCAAGTCGGAGCGCGCCAACTCCCTGCCGCTGGACCGCGTCACGAACTTCCTCAATGAGAAATACTCGCACGAGCCCTTCGAAGCGGGAGAGATACAAGCCGCGCTCGACACCATGACCAAAGACAACCAGGTCATGATGGCTGATGACATTGTCTTCTTGATATAG
- the LOC115451568 gene encoding DNA replication licensing factor Mcm3 isoform X2: protein MEDGDFDQRLRDLQREYLEFLDDGEDQGIYMEKVKQMIDDKSKRLVVNVNDLRRKSPERAKNLLENAFEEQIAFQKALKEYVSSIDPTYAKVQEEFFVAFSGSFGNKHVTPRSLTSRYLGNLICVEGIVTRVSLVRPKVVRSVHYCPTTKKVMERKYTDLTSFEAFPTTAVYPTKDDDGNPLETEYGLSRYKDHQTLTVQEMPERAPAGQLPRSVDIICDDDLVDMCKPGDRVQVVGNYRCLPNKQGSFTAGTFRTILIANNISPINKDLNMSITLEDVKQCKRLARRTTVDIFELLSKSLAPSIHGHDYIKKAILCLLLGGMEKVLPNGTRLRGDINVLLIGDPSVAKSQLLRYVTQTAPRAITTTGRGSSGVGLTAAVTTDPETGDRRLEAGAMVLADRGVVCIDEFDKMSDIDRTAIHEVMEQGRVTIAKAGVHATLNARCAVLAAANPVYGRYDQYKTPMENIGLQDSLLSRFDLLFVMLDIADADHDNMISEHVLRMHRYRNPKEQDGEVLPMGSTVEMLSTENPDVDETEESSESIYEKYDPLLHGNTRSKKEQILSTKFMRKYIHIARLMKPKLTQEASDLIADEYARLRNQDMMDNDVARTQPVTARTLETLIRLSTAHAKCRLSANITHDDALAAIQLVQFAYFKKVLIKEKRRKRRASSDGEGVSDGEPAQPRPKRSRTTGGEGQDPYEFSSDEEAEPVLRAAHEREPEPTQRTTRSSQKTIEPNRLTQFKSALHELFKSERANSLPLDRVTNFLNEKYSHEPFEAGEIQAALDTMTKDNQVMMADDIVFLI, encoded by the exons ATGGAGGACGGTGACTTTGATCAACGTTTAAGAGATTTGCAAAGGGAATACCTTGAATTTTTAGATGATGGg GAAGATCAAGGTATATACATGGAGAAAGTAAAGCAAATGATAGACGACAAATCAAAGCGACTAGTTGTAAATGTAAATGACCTGAGAAGGAAAAGTCCAGAAAGGGCCAAGAACTTGCTAGAGAATGCTTTTGAAGAGCAGATAGCTTTTCAGAAAGCCCTGAAGGAGTATGTGTCATCTATAGACCCGACTTATGCTAAAGTTCAGGAAGAATTTTTTGTGGCTTTTTCCGGTAGCTTTGGTAACAAACATGTTACTCCAAGAAGTTTGACGTCAAG GTACCTAGGTAACCTAATATGTGTAGAGGGTATTGTGACAAGGGTATCGTTGGTACGGCCCAAAGTGGTGCGTAGTGTCCACTATTGTCCTACTACTAAGAAAGTCATGGAAAGGAAGTACACAGACTTGACTTCGTTTGAAGCATTCCCTACCACAGCTGTATATCCTACTAAG GATGACGATGGCAATCCATTAGAGACTGAATATGGTCTCTCCCGATACAAAGATCATCAAACCCTCACAGTCCAAGAGATGCCGGAGCGTGCCCCTGCAGGCCAGCTACCGCGCAGCGTCGACATTATCTGCGATGACGATCTAGTGGATATGTGCAAGCCTGGTGACAGGGTGCAGGTAGTGGGAAACTATAGGTGTCTACCGAACAAGCAGGGTAGCTTTACTGCTGGTACTTTCAG aaccattttaatagcaaataatatcagcccgatTAATAAAGATTTGAATATGTCGATAACTCTGGAAGATGTGAAGCAATGCAAGAGGCTGGCCAGGAGGACCACTGTGGACATATTTGAGTTGCTGAGCAAgtcactagcgccatctatacatGGCCATGATTATATTAAGAAGGCCATACTTTGTTTACTTCTTGGTGGGATGGAAAAAGTACTGCCTAATGGCACTAGATTAAGAGG TGACATCAACGTGCTTTTGATCGGAGACCCATCAGTGGCGAAGTCGCAGCTGCTCCGTTATGTGACGCAGACAGCGCCGCGTGCCATCACCACTACAGGACGAGGGTCTTCGGGAGTCGGTCTTACTGCTGCTGTTACTACTGACCCTGAGACTGGGGATCGCAG ATTGGAGGCAGGCGCCATGGTGCTCGCGGACCGCGGCGTCGTGTGCATCGACGAGTTCGACAAGATGTCGGACATCGACCGCACGGCCATCCACGAGGTGATGGAGCAGGGCCGCGTGACCATCGCGAAGGCGGGCGTGCACGCCACGCTCAACGCGCGCTGCGCCGTGCTCGCCGCCGCCAACCCCGTCTACGGCAGG tatgaTCAATACAAAACGCCGATGGAGAACATAGGGCTGCAGGACTCGCTGCTCTCCCGTTTCGACTTGCTGTTTGTGATGCTGGACATCGCAGACGCGGACCACGACAACATGATATCGGAACATGTTCTCAGGATGCATAGATACAG GAACCCGAAAGAGCAGGATGGCGAAGTGTTGCCGATGGGCTCAACGGTGGAGATGCTCTCTACAGAAAATCCAGACGTGGATGAAACAGAG GAATCCAGCGAATCAATATACGAGAAGTACGATCCGTTACTGCACGGCAACACGCGCAGCAAGAAGGAGCAGATCCTGAGCACCAAGTTCATGCGCAAGTACATCCACATCGCGCGGCTGATGAAGCCCAAGCTCACTCAGGAAGCATCCGACCTCATTGCCGACGAGTACGCCCGGCTACGCAACCAGGATATGATGGACAATGATGTGGCGAGG ACGCAGCCGGTGACAGCGCGTACCCTGGAGACGCTGATCCGGCTGAGCACGGCGCACGCCAAGTGCCGCCTCAGCGCCAACATCACGCACGACGACGCGCTCGCCGCCATACAGCTTGTGCAGTTCGCTTACTTCAAGAAG GTGCTAATAAAAGAGAAACGTCGCAAGCGTCGAGCGTCATCCGATGGGGAAGGAGTCTCCGATGGAGAACCCGCACAGCCGCGGCCTAAGCGCTCCAGGACCACT GGTGGTGAAGGCCAGGATCCTTACGAGTTCTCCTCTGATGAGGAGGCGGAACCTGTGCTACGCGCCGCCCACGAGCGCGAGCCCGAGCCCACTCAGAGAACCACGCGCTCTTCACAGAAAACTATTGAACCTAACAG GTTAACACAATTCAAGTCAGCATTGCACGAGTTATTCAAGTCGGAGCGCGCCAACTCCCTGCCGCTGGACCGCGTCACGAACTTCCTCAATGAGAAATACTCGCACGAGCCCTTCGAAGCGGGAGAGATACAAGCCGCGCTCGACACCATGACCAAAGACAACCAGGTCATGATGGCTGATGACATTGTCTTCTTGATATAG
- the LOC115451572 gene encoding esterase GA18864, with the protein MSETNLSEHHSNSNQSMPDSSKERPKLKILAFHGYRQNGGVFRGKIGSFRKAVAKYAQLTFLSAPHIVLNEDGGGDDDARSWWFNAEDNTFSGKCLGGPAIGFEDTLRLVEKVVSEHGPFDGFMGFSQGACLVGLLAAMQQKGYLPYTFKFAIFASGFRSGSLVHKGFYDEEISLPSLHVYGEGDSIIPKEMSESLINLFIKPVVAEHSGGHYVACSGAIKDAYQDFLHDRYKDLIEHKEANDKRNS; encoded by the exons ATGAGTGAGACCAACTTGTCAGAACACCATTCGAATTCTAACCAATCTATGCCGGACAGCAGTAAGGAGAGACCGAAACTAAAGATCCTGGCATTCCATGGCTATAGGCAGAATGGTGGTGTGTTCCGAGGCAAAATCGGTTCTTTCCGTAAAGCCGTTGCTAAATACGCCCAGTTGACTTTCCTTTCAGCACCACACATAGTTTTGAATGAAGATGGGGGTGGAGATGATG ATGCCAGGTCATGGTGGTTTAATGCTGAAGACAACACATTCAGTGGTAAATGTCTTGGAGGACCAGCTATTGGGTTTGAAGACACACTCAGGCTTGTGGAGAAAGTTGTCTCCGAGCATGGGCCTTTTGATGGCTTCATGGGATTCTCACAGGGAGCTTGTCTTGTGGGTCTATTAGCAGCTATGCAACAGAAAGGAT attTACCATACACATTCAAGTTTGCAATATTTGCATCAGGTTTCCGTTCTGGTAGTTTAGTTCACAAAGGATTCTATGATGAAGAGATTTCATTACCCTCCTTACATGTGTATGGAGAAGGGGACTCCATTATACCTAAAG agaTGAGCGAGTCCCTAATAAACTTGTTCATAAAGCCAGTAGTGGCGGAACACTCGGGAGGACACTATGTTGCGTGTTCAGGGGCGATCAAAGACGCGTACCAAGACTTCCTGCATGATCGATATAAAGACCTGATAGAACATAAAGAAGCAAATGATAAAAGAAATTCATAG